A region of the Bacteroidetes Order II. bacterium genome:
TGTCTATGGTTTTGTGGGAAGTGGGACCACTTGCGGAAGTTCCTTTACATACCCACGAACATGAGCAAATTGGTGTTTGCCTGGAAGGCACATTTGTCTTTCGGTTGGGCGATGAAGAGAGGGAGATGGGTCCTGGTGATATGGTGGTGATTCCTTCGCATGTACCACATGGAGGATATGCACGCGTTGCTTGTACCTTTCTGGATGTTTTTTCACCAGCGCGTCATGAGTATGGCTGAAATATGAAACAATGGAAAAGGTGAAGTCAGGGGTTGACACAAGGCGCTTTTCCACATTATCTTAAAGTCCTTTTAAAAAATGCTGGCATAGCTCAGTTGGTAGAGCAGCTGATTTGTAATCAGCAGGTCATCGGTTCGAGTCCGATTGCCAGCTCCCCTTTTAAAGGTGTTCATTAAATTATGGGCGGATACCCAAGTGGCCAACGGGGGCAGACTGTAAATCTGCTAGCTAAGCTTTCGGAGGTTCGAATCCTTCTCCGCCCACGTGTTTATTTTTATAAGCGGAAGTAGCTCAGTTGGTAGAGCGTCAGCCTTCCAAGCTGAATGTCGCGGGTTCGAATCCCGTCTTCCGCTCCAAAAATAAGCCGCCTTAGCTCAGCGGTAGAGCACTTCCATGGTAAGGAAGGGGTCCTGGGTTCGATTCCCAGAGGTGGCTCTTAGGTATAGCAGGAAATTTTCTTGCTATACCTTTTGTGTGTTAATGAACATAAATTCCAATATTTAAAAGATTTCCAGCTATGGCAAAAGAGACTTTTGTACGCTCCAAACCGCACGTGAACGTTGGTACGATTGGTCACGTT
Encoded here:
- a CDS encoding cupin domain-containing protein; its protein translation is MPFFPKSAQTSINPFTGYDGKMVHGARMSMVLWEVGPLAEVPLHTHEHEQIGVCLEGTFVFRLGDEEREMGPGDMVVIPSHVPHGGYARVACTFLDVFSPARHEYG